The following nucleotide sequence is from Manis pentadactyla isolate mManPen7 chromosome 13, mManPen7.hap1, whole genome shotgun sequence.
CCCGGTGAGCCTGGCCCAGGCTGATGTGACTTCCGGGATCCTGCTCAGGCGCGGCCCCGACGCCCACCTGGCCCAGCAGCCTGGGGTGGGAGGCGGCGGCCCCGGCTCCCCCGCGCGGCGCGCGCTGACCATGGCCCTGGCCGCGGCCGCGGCCGCTGCGGCGGCCGGGGTGAGCCAGGCGGCGGTGCTGGGCTTCCTGCAGGAGCACGGCGGAAAGGTGCGCAACTCGGAGCTGCTGAACCGCTTCAAGCCGCTGCTGGATGCGGGTGACCCGCGCGGCCGCGCCGCCCGCAGGGACCGCTTCAAACAGTTTGTCAACGACGTGGCCGTGGTGAAGGAGTTCGACGGCGTTAAGTTCGTGGTGCTGCGGAAGAAGCCGCGGCCCCGCGAGGGACCAGAACCCCTGCCCTCCTGCGTCCTCAGCACCTCCCCGGCAGCAGCCGCGCCGTCGAAGCTCGCTTCCTCCTCATCGGGGCAGGCCGCTGCCGCAGAGGCTCCAGCACTGGCCTCGGCACAGCGGTCCGTGGAGCCACCCGAGGACCCAGCCCTGCCATCGCAGCCACCGGACGCCCGCCGGCCTCTGGCCTCCGAGCCCGCTCAGCCGACTGGGGCGCTGTTGTCTGGCGCAGCCCAGCAGTCAGGGGAGCCCTCCGGCGCTCGGATTCCAGCCTTTGAGCTAGTCCAGCCCTCCGAGGAACTCCCTGCAGATGTGTCCCCACCGTCTAAGGCACTGTCGTCGGCGGCCTTGTCCCACCCAGAGGCGTCAGACCCGGAACCTGGGTCTGGGGAGACAAAAGGGCCTCCACCACCCCGTCCGCGCTCGCCGCCGAAGCCCTGCATGCTGCCTGTGCGCTGCGTCCCGGGCCCCGCCGCGCTCCGGATCCGGGCGGAGGAGCAGGGCCTGCGCCGGCAGCTGTCGGAAGAGCCGAGCCCGCGGAGCTCCCCGCTGCTGCTTCGGAGGCTCTCCGTAGAGGAGTCCGGCCTGGGCCTCGGCCTCGGTGCGGGCCGCTCCCCGCACCTGAGGCGCCTGTCGCGCGCCGGCCCGCGCCTGCCGAGCCCCGACACGGAGGAAGTGCCTGCTGCGCCGCCGCCGTCC
It contains:
- the SOWAHA gene encoding ankyrin repeat domain-containing protein SOWAHA, encoding MALAAAAAAAAAGVSQAAVLGFLQEHGGKVRNSELLNRFKPLLDAGDPRGRAARRDRFKQFVNDVAVVKEFDGVKFVVLRKKPRPREGPEPLPSCVLSTSPAAAAPSKLASSSSGQAAAAEAPALASAQRSVEPPEDPALPSQPPDARRPLASEPAQPTGALLSGAAQQSGEPSGARIPAFELVQPSEELPADVSPPSKALSSAALSHPEASDPEPGSGETKGPPPPRPRSPPKPCMLPVRCVPGPAALRIRAEEQGLRRQLSEEPSPRSSPLLLRRLSVEESGLGLGLGAGRSPHLRRLSRAGPRLPSPDTEEVPAAPPPSPVPLEPAEHEWLVRAAGGRWTHQLHGLLLRDSGLAAKRDFMSGFTALHWAAKSGDREMALQLVEVARRGGAPIDVNARSHGGYTPLHLAALHGHEDTAVLLVVRLGAQVHVRDHSGRRAYQYLRSGASYALRRLLGDPGLRDFTEPDATAGGSGSLAARRPVQVAATILSSTTSAFLGVLADDLMLQDLARGLRKSGSLSKFLGASPIAPRKKSKTRSGLPAFSEISRRPTAGPLAGLMPSLPPTA